One region of Flavobacterium pisciphilum genomic DNA includes:
- a CDS encoding DoxX family protein → MKKHQDTAILLLRIALAIGFLSAVSSRLGLWGAHSSGWDNFVAYTEKVNSFAPQKSIPIIAILSTVLETTFALLLLIGYKTRLMATGAAILTTLFALAMTYSFGIKDPLDYSVFAFATAAFLLSTMPQYRWSIDQLLEKKN, encoded by the coding sequence ATGAAAAAACATCAGGACACAGCAATTCTTCTATTGCGTATTGCATTGGCAATTGGCTTTTTATCAGCCGTTTCAAGTCGTTTAGGATTATGGGGAGCACATTCTTCGGGATGGGATAATTTTGTTGCATACACCGAAAAAGTAAACTCTTTTGCTCCTCAAAAGAGTATTCCAATTATTGCAATACTAAGCACAGTATTAGAAACCACATTTGCATTACTCCTCTTAATTGGCTACAAAACCAGACTAATGGCAACTGGAGCAGCAATTCTAACCACTTTATTTGCACTAGCAATGACCTATTCTTTTGGCATCAAAGACCCATTAGATTACTCCGTATTTGCCTTTGCAACAGCAGCATTCCTTTTGTCAACTATGCCACAATACCGTTGGAGCATAGATCAACTCCTTGAAAAGAAAAACTAA